The proteins below come from a single Papaver somniferum cultivar HN1 chromosome 11, ASM357369v1, whole genome shotgun sequence genomic window:
- the LOC113324421 gene encoding uncharacterized protein LOC113324421, producing the protein MEETAWRIKSKTKWIQDGDRNTTHFMRTASAKRRYNRIIQLYINESLTLDRFQLQEHIVEFYKLLFTEENFIRPDLVDIEFYSISTDEAAILEAYFTEDEVILAIKNLAQDKVPGPDGYPIIFFMKCWCFLKKDLMDTNTIQEFWSSGTIDTRHNSTFICLVHKKDYIETIKDCRTICLLTGVYKIISKVLSSRLSLVMDKLISQVQCAYVEGRQITDGILIANELVDSRISSDKPVLINGSSFGYLRSSRGVRQGDPVSPLLFNIAMEGFSRTPVSVIHQLEKKMRDFLWEHKPGSRCSHLINYELVCASKSKGGLGVLNLKVMNTALLSKWCWRFGVEKNLLWYQIIAEKFGTDTSFWIPDKVKSPYSISCWRTIAEERVLIDKNSSISIHNGLRTSFWYDNWVGDNPLMINFPELFKLSKEKLSSVAAHISDTHCWIFDFKRALRDSEIQQFANLLLQIGSIPPILDALVDTRRWNLGDNGVFSVKTLYSHLIADDGIDDFPHNFIWNSWIPPKVAFLLWCSYHGKLNTIDMLLKKGITLDDSCILCGNANETADHLLLHCRVAYRELFLSSGNWNIIPAAVIWVLWTERNNRTFKENYVYKTDVDLGIDAKSLVLAWSAAAGHRAHLNSSSSVFNWDNILM; encoded by the exons CTAAGAGAAGGTATAATAGAATCATACAACTTTATATTAATGAGTCTCTTACTTTAGATAGATTTCAACTTCAAGAACATATTGTTGAGTTCTATAAGCTTCTTTTTACAGAAGAAAACTTTATAAGACCTGATCTGGTTGATATTGAGTTTTATTCCATTAGCACTGATGAAGCTGCTATTCTAGAGGCTTATTTCACTGAAGATGAAGTCATTTTAGCAATCAAAAATTTAGCACAAGATAAAGTACCTGGACCTGATGGGTATCCAATTATCTTTTTCATGAAGTGTTGGTGCTTCCTTAAAAAAGACTTAATGGATACAAATACAATTCAAGAATTTTGGTCATCAGGTACCATTGACACTAGACATAATTCTACTTTCATTTGTCTTGTTCATAAAAAGGATTACATAGAGACCATAAAGGATTGCAGGACCATTTGCTTACTCACAGGTGTTTACAAGATAATATCTAAAGTCCTTTCTTCTAGATTATCTCTAGTGATGGATAAACTTATATCTCAGGTGCAATGTGCATATGTAGAAGGTAGACAAATCACGGATGGTATTTTGATTGCTAATGAGTTGGTAGATTCAAGAATTTCTTCTGATAAGCCAG TGCTTATCAACGGGTCTTCTTTTGGATACTTGAGAAGCTCAAGGGGAGTGAGACAAGGAGATCCTGTTTCTCCTCTTCTTTTCAACATTGCAATGGAGGGATTCTCTAG AACTCCTGTTTCAGTTATCCATCAACTAGAAAAGAAAATGAGAGATTTTCTTTGGGAGCATAAGCCTGGTTCTAGATGCTCTCACCTCATAAACTATGAGTTGGTTTGTGCTTCTAAATCTAAAGGTGGTCTTGGGGTTTTGAATCTTAAGGTTATGAATACTGCTCTTTTATCAAAGTGGTGTTGGAGATTTGGTGTGGAAAAGAATCTCCTGTGGTATCAAATTATTGCTGAGAAATTTGGTACAGATACTTCTTTTTGGATCCCTGATAAAGTGAAATCTCCTTATAGTATCTCTTGTTGGAGAACCATTGCAGAAGAAAGAGTTTTAATAGATAAGAATTCCAGTATATCTATCCATAATGGTCTAAGAACATCCTTCTGGTATGATAACTGGGTTGGTGATAATCCTTTGATGATTAATTTTCCTGAGTTATTCAAGTTATCTAAAGAAAAACTCTCTTCTGTAGCTGCTCATATTTCTGACACTCACTGTTGgatttttgattttaaaagagcTCTAAGAGACAGTGAAATTCAACAGTTCGCCAATCTTCTTCTACAAATTGGATCCATTCCACCAATTTTAGATGCCCTGGTAGACACAAGAAGATGGAATCTTGGTGACAATGGAGTTTTTTCTGTTAAAACTCTTTATTCTCATCTAATTGCAGATGACGGGATAGATGATTTCCCCCATAACTTCATATGGAACTCATGGATACCTCCTAAAGTGGCGTTCTTATTGTGGTGCTCCTATCATGGTAAACTGAATACCATAGATATGTTGCTGAAAAAAGGAATCACTCTTGATGATTCCTGTATTTTATGTGGTAATGCTAACGAAACTGCTGATCATCTTTTGTTGCACTGTAGAGTGGCTTATAGG GAGCTCTTTCTTTCTAGTGGTAATTGGAACATCATACCGGCTGCAGTTATATGGGTTTTATGGACCGAAAGAAACAACAGAACTTTCAAGGAAAACTATGTTTATAAGACTGATGTAGATTTAGGAATTGATGCTAAGTCTTTAGTGCTAGCTTGGTCTGCAGCAGCTGGACATAGAGCTCACTTGAATTCCTCAAGTTCAGTTTTCAATTGGGACAATATTTTGATGTAA
- the LOC113320311 gene encoding uncharacterized protein LOC113320311 gives MNQSSKFLVFLITFYSFSVISSSTAAVLPSYNNGTTVYEILNEFGLPSGLLPNSVKNFSIDEDGKFIVELKDKCYIEFSYLTYYDRVITGVLKYGSIRNLKGIQVRKFLVWLDVDEIRVDLPPANFIYFHVGWINKKLEVKQFQTIRSCQGDGVSSVQQVWFGLLEVPAPVREIPILLTE, from the exons ATGAATCAATCTTCAAAGTTTTTAGTCTTTCTCATAACTTTCTATTCATTCTCTGTAATCTCTTCATCTACAGCAGCAGTTCTTCCTAGCTATAATAATGGAACAACAGTTTATGAAATCTTAAACGAGTTTGGACTTCCGAGTGGACTCCTACCTAACTCGGTCAAAAATTTCTCAATAGATGAAGATGGAAAATTCATCGTTGAATTAAAAGATAAATGTTACATCGAGTTTTCTTACTTAACTTATTATGATCGTGTGATCACTGGAGTTCTTAAATATGGTTCAATTAGAAATCTTAAAGGAATTCAAGTTCGGAAATTCTTAGTTTGGCTTGAtgttgatgaaattagggttGATTTGCCTCCTGCTAATTTTATCTATTTTCATGTTGGTTGGATCAATAAAAAgcttgaggttaagcagtttcaGACAATTCGTTCTTGTCAGGGTGATGGAGTTTCTTCTGTTCAACAGGTTTGGTTTGGTCTTCTAGAG GTACCAGCACCTGTGAGGGAAATACCGATCTTACTTACGGAGTAA